Sequence from the Primulina huaijiensis isolate GDHJ02 chromosome 16, ASM1229523v2, whole genome shotgun sequence genome:
GGGTAATGAAATCCTCAGAAGTAATTGCTTGAAATTGTCATCAAATTAGACAATCAGGTCTCAAAGATTTCATGCCATCATCGGAAAACAAAAATACCCCCAAAGAATTTCGAATAATCAATGAAAACGATTTATCAGGTGTTTAATTCACTGCGCCTGGGTTTCACAACTGGGGCGAAGCGACTCAACTGCCCTGCATAAGCATTTTGCCTCCACGCATATACGTATAGATGAAGAACCCTAATTCCCAAATCGAAGAAGGGTTCTTATTGAGAGGCGAGgcaaaccccatattttcatctGCGAGGGTATACATATTCACTAACTCGAGATCACTCAAATCCACGGCTCCGCGTCTATGAATACttgcaaaaacaaaacaaaaaatgttgCGGAAAGGAAAATACAGGCAGCTGCGGGAGATATGCAGTGTAGAGAGCTTAAATAGTTGAAATTGGGGATTAGGGTTTTCCGAGACTGGTGGATTGGATGGGCCTCGTTTGTTTGGGCTGCTTTTTGTTTCAAGGCATTTAGCCTGTTTACCTTTTCAACTTACATCTCAAGGTTAGGCTATAACATTTATGTCCCATTGGAATTTAGAGTTGTGGAATGTTAATTGTAATttaacaaaaatttgtgtgagacggtctcataatttatatttttgagacagatctcttatttgagtcatctataaaaaaatattattttttatgctaagagtattactttttattgtgaatatcgatagggttgatctgtctcacagataaagattcgtgagatcgtctcataagagacctactcttgtaATTTTGGCCTTTTGGGTaatttttgatatataaatatttaattcttatttttttaaaggatataaatatttaattctaaGAACATATAATTTGTTACGTTTGGATTTTGATACTATATTTGAGGCTTTTTTTACATTTGGGGAAACAACTTTCAAATTTTACTCAACCAATGTTTAcataaagacaaaaatttgtgtgagacggtctcacagaccgtatttgtgagacggatcttttatttgggtcatccatgaaaaaatattattttttatgctaagagtattactttttattgtgaatattggtaagattgacccgtctcatagattaagatccgtgaaacggtctcacatgagatccACTCTTACATACATAATTTGTTATCTCGTAAAAAATGGGTATAGAAAAAGTcattatatatttgagatatacgaacaaatattaataattgAATAAGAATGGACGTTTCAGAATCAAATACAACACAAGCTGCCAAAGCCGAGCCCGTGAACTAAAACAAATTGGACCCACCGTTTCTTCGAAATTTCCACTTCGAGGCTCAACCAACGTCATCAGTGACGTATACAGTCCAAGATCAAAGAATCAAACTTGCTGGCCAAGCCTTTTGGTGAACACCCAATATCCCCGGACTTCCTATTATATATATTCCCTTCCACTCCCTCCTCACAATTCCATTCACAATTTACTACTCACCAAATTCTTCTCAACAATGTGTCCAACGGGAACAACCTTGCCGCGCGGTGGGAAATCGAACCTGCGATCGGCGTTCGACGTCATTGATACCGACGGAGACGGGAAGATCAGTCACGAGGATCTCCGGGCGTTTTACGGGGGGTTCTCCGGGGCCGACACGTCCGGGGAGGAGGTCATCGAGTCCATGATTTCTGTCGCGGATTCCAACAAAGATGGGTTCGTGGAATACGACGAATTCGAGAAGGTTTTGGAGGGGAAGAAGGGGAAGGATCAGAGGATTGGGGTGATGGAGGATGCTTTCCGGGTGATGGATAAAGATGGAGATGGGAAAGTGGGGCACGATGATCTGAAGAGCTACCTGAAGTGGGCTGGGTTCGAAGCCGACGATGAAGATGTGAAGGCCATGATCAGGTTAGGCGGCGGGGACGACCAAAATGGGGGCGTTACTTTCCAAGGGTTTCTCAAGATTTTGGCCCTTTGAAGATCTGATTTTGcaaattgttgtttttgtttctttttcctttttttttttgggtttttcaaTGTAATAATTCTCAAAATACCAGTGGGATTATTTTTTTCCCGCAAACGGAAGAAAATTGTTGTGATTCATTAGTttcaattatataaatttacgcctttttttatgcatgattagTACAAGTTTGTGGTTTTGTCAGAAGTTTTACTCTTGCTGTGCGCTATGAATGATCCTTTCTCGGCACATCATGTGTGTAATTagattcaatttatttttcaatatcattaaaaaaataagattatttAGAAATTTGCATAGATAATTTTTTCCTCGATAACATGCCTATTAGAAAAATGGgattatataattttgacaaAGATTATAAAATAGTATAAGGCtagaatatttattatttgtgtTTGTGTGTGGACAGCTCATGCGAATAAAACAAGATGCTACGGTAGGTCTTCATTCGATTCGGTCTTCTAATATAAAGGACCTTGGAAAAGTATTAACCCCACAAGGCCACAACATGGTGATGACAAGAAGTCGGCGAAggagaaaatggaaaaaatttGACACAAATAAAGTAAtgtataaataacaaaaaatagaaTGTAAATATCAacttctaataaaaaaaatattaagcagatttttattgtaatataCAGGAAGCACATTTACTGCACCTTGGAGGCCaacttaaaaattttaacatgtaaataaagaaaataaatatgtaaaccttatattaaatttaagtatgaaaataaaatatatgaaaaattgtaATCCGATTCAAATCCCGACTCGCGATTCTTCAAAAGATAATCTTCTCGAAttaaatctaaatttaatttccaaaccaattttaaaatattgaattgCAGAACTACTAAATCACAACAAGCAGAAAACTTTGATGTcattttagtgtaaaatttgcATTCACTGCCAACCCAATATCATACGAGGGATTTGCAGTCAGATTAGCAATCAAAACCATATACAGAATTGCGAATGTCTTGCCATATACACTTTTTATTGGCTTAAACTTTTGTTCATCAAATTAAttgttgaataatatttaaaaaaaaattgttgagaAACAATAATTACCCTACATatactatttttaaatattaaaataatttcatccaATCGTTTATGTCTTatttcttcaaaataaaaccatatattaatttgtttcttaaaaatatcggtgaatttgGATTTTGGATTGAAAATTTCAATCAATTTTCCACTTGCTTGATAGTTTTGACTTTTGACATTTATCTATTCCGTGTCAAATATATAGACTTGTTTGTTTAtctcataaatttaaaaaattatttgaaaaacaaaGTTAATTTACAAgcaaattctttattttatcattatttaatttatttcgaAAAACAGATGCAAGTTTTCATAAACTTagttaatatgaatatgttagtggaaaaaattactaaatataaaaaaacaaaaacttgtgtgagacgatctcacgggtcgtattttgtgagacatatatcttatttaagtcatccatgaaaaaatattactttttatgctaaaattattattttttattatgaatatcggtaggattgacccgtttcatagataaagattcgtgataccatctcacatgagacctactcatataaaaattatagtATATATTAGAGACAATCGAAAAAAACTCTATATTATCGATTGCAGAGATTATATAGTTTTAGCTTTTTATAGCAGCATTTATCTATAAATAAATTGTGAACCCATAGAAATTTATATCGTTCGACATTCAAATCAAGCGATACTAATTTCCGCGCTTTCTGGTACGCCTCGAGAATGAGAGAGACTCAATTTCAAACCCCACAGAAAGATCAGATTACTGCAAATCGGCGATCCAAAATTACTCCCGATCTCAGTAAGAAGCACCGAAAGGTAAAATCTAACTCACATTCGTATTCATATACATGTATGCGTAATTTGTATCAAGCATCGGCTGTACAGTTGATTGGATGCGAGTTTCACGAGCATTTATGCTACTGATTTCGATTTTTCACATGACGGAGAAGAGTTTGAATCCTGCGTTTGCGGCAATTTCTGAAGAGAAGGTTTCGGATTTTGCGACGGAGTTCGGTTCTCCCATCTCTGCCGTTTCTGAGGTTACTCCGGTCAGCGAATCTTCTGAGGTAatgtttgaatttgaatttcgttttgtttttgtttttgttttttcactTGAGTTCTTCAGCTTGTGATTGATTTAGCTTTGTTACTCGTGGTTCCTATTACGTTTGTCTATTTAGATTAGGTGTTCTGCTACAAATACAGTAACAATAATGATGCGGTACTGAAAGTAAGAAAGTGTTAAATGCATGGATGAATTTTGGAATACATATAGTTCGTAGATCAGTATAATACAATTGAGTGTGCACTTACTGCAACTTCAAGCTAACGTATCACTGTCTTTGGAATACTTCAATTTCGAAGATAATGTTTCGAGAGTTTTTCGATCCTGGTGTTTGTTTTGTTGGAGCGAACCCCTGCTTCCTTTCTGCGTCGTTAATTGGGCTTTAGGCCTTTTTTAAACTTGTTTTAGAGTGCTGATagcatatttatttttcagaactCTGTAGTTAATCCAGTGGATTCTTCGGTGACATCTACGTCTGAAACAATTGTTCGCTCAGATCAAGCTCCAGCATCATCTCCAAAATCTATAATCACTTCTGATGAGCATGCGGCTTCGGTTGCTTCAGTCCCCAAATGTGAAAATCTTGAGTTGGATTCAATCAAGGACATATTACCTATTGAGGCAGAAATTGTGATAAAACATCTGACGGCTGCTAGAATTCAGCTCATGAAATCAGAAGTTGAGTACGAATCGAGAAAGCTTCTGGAAGTCCTGCTGGAGACCATCATTAAAGAGTTTCATGGAGGTCTGTACAAAGAGAGGGGCTTGGTCTATCAGCTTTTAACTAGCAGAGCCAATTTGGTCTTCCTAAGTTTTATGCTTGGGGCCCTCGCGGTGTTTGTGTTTTCATTCCTCAGGATTGGAGAGAGTGGCCATTCCACCAGATCAACGCCAACTTGATCAGATATCGAGACTGTAACAGAGGTAATGGCTCTTACTGCCATTTGATATGTTTCTCCTTTAGCCGAGTGTTCATAAACCTCATCACAACCAAACAACTCAACTTTAGGATACTGATTTTCGCACACAAAGAATCATACATACACTTTCATGTTGAGTTTATGCGTAATAATGTCTTAGATTGACTATGAGCCCTTTTGCCTTAAAACACTTGTATGTATCAATGTATGAAAGGATTGTTTCTTGGACTTCTAAAGTAAACTTAGAGTTTACCTTTGGAGTGGCATGAgaatttaatagattttataTGATCACATAACCACAATTCACGTGTAATTCTCACTTCATCGAATAACGTTACCGAATATTCAGACTCCAACTTCCTTAATGAGTATGCCTTATAAACAAACGCACTCCAATTGTATCAGAATTGTGAATTAGGAGAGGCTTTCTTGTTAGTTTCTTGTTTCAGCCTCTGAAAGGCTGAATGTGATTTCAAAGTGACATATTCACGAATATGGAGTAACAAGTCACAAAAACTCCAAATATTTCAGCCTGTCCAGTCTGAAGATAGCTTCATTGTCAAAATAAAAGTACATACTACATTTGTGTTGTCAGATGCATTTTGATGGTTCATGCAATTGTAGCCAATTGTGGTGCCCCATCTTAAATGCTGTTTCACATCCCTTTTCTTTATCCactcaatttaaaaaataaaaacataatctTTTTTCCCCAACTGTGTTTATAGGGGTATGCTGTTTGGGGGGTAAATAGTCTCTGGCACGTAATGTATGGGCCTTCTTAACGTTTCAGTAGTTACTAGAAGTTCCGCAATTCTACCATACATATAAAGAATGTTAAGTAACTTTATGTATTATTATTTCGGGATTCCTTCCTCAAAATTAACAGCAGATACCTgggttaaaaagaaaaaaaaaacacagttttacaaTTGTGGATGTGTCGACATATGTCCCAGGAAAGTTGATGGGACAAAGTTGCTAGAAATAGGGAAAAAAACTCCAATCAAGGCAGAGGATTATAGTGCCAGAGATGCAGCCACATGCACTGCCAGTTTTGCCATCATTTgccaattatattaaatatatcagGGCGTATAAATTAATAATGCCACTTAGTTCCAGTACTAGAGTATTTAGAGCACAAACCAACAGAAGCAGGATcccttttaaaattaaaaatcgtTGAACTTATTTTCAGATATTGATTCTGGCACAGTTAGCAGTCCCAAAACCGAATCCACATTAATAAGCCTGTAAAATTTAAGACACTCAGGGAACCATATGCTACAACGAGAATGTATTATTGCTCGAGGTGTAATTTTAGGCCTTGGATGGGCTTATTTAGTGATGGATACTTTCACCAAATAGATGGCGTCCACCTGATTTAATGGTTATAACTACATCGAAAGTGTTATTCTTGATGTAATATAGTTATTTTTGAAGAGTGATACACTCACCATATTAAAGATTTACTTTGTTTTGTCTTATACTATGATATATCGAGTAATCTGCATTTATTAGCAACaatttgtattttttcttgATGGCCTCAAACTCGGCAGCAAATTGTTGCTGCATGTGTGCTGCTGCTAGTCCTATCAAATCCCAGAAAAAGGGGTGGATGCAATAGCAATGTAAATGGGATTGTGCTTATTGGGTTAACAGCCTGTCTCACTTTTTGAAAAGCTAATGTATATATCCAACAAAACACTTTGGGTcgcatatgcatgtttaatt
This genomic interval carries:
- the LOC140960875 gene encoding calcium-binding protein CP1; the protein is MCPTGTTLPRGGKSNLRSAFDVIDTDGDGKISHEDLRAFYGGFSGADTSGEEVIESMISVADSNKDGFVEYDEFEKVLEGKKGKDQRIGVMEDAFRVMDKDGDGKVGHDDLKSYLKWAGFEADDEDVKAMIRLGGGDDQNGGVTFQGFLKILAL
- the LOC140962127 gene encoding uncharacterized protein; this encodes MRETQFQTPQKDQITANRRSKITPDLSKKHRKSLNPAFAAISEEKVSDFATEFGSPISAVSEVTPVSESSENSVVNPVDSSVTSTSETIVRSDQAPASSPKSIITSDEHAASVASVPKCENLELDSIKDILPIEAEIVIKHLTAARIQLMKSEVEYESRKLLEVLLETIIKEFHGGLYKERGLVYQLLTSRANLVFLSFMLGALAVFVFSFLRIGESGHSTRSTPT